From Haloglomus litoreum, the proteins below share one genomic window:
- a CDS encoding transcription factor S, with product MVEFCDDCGSLMHADGDEMVCSSCGARQGRDAEREAEFVSTEAQSTDDVIETEEGAEFEGKPTDDSVNCDECGHGVAWYTIKQTGSADEPPTRFFKCKECGHRWRDYS from the coding sequence ATGGTCGAGTTCTGCGACGACTGCGGCTCCCTGATGCACGCCGACGGCGACGAGATGGTCTGTTCGTCCTGTGGCGCGCGGCAGGGCCGGGACGCCGAGCGCGAGGCCGAGTTCGTCTCGACGGAGGCACAGTCGACCGACGACGTCATCGAGACCGAGGAGGGCGCGGAGTTCGAGGGCAAACCGACCGACGACAGCGTCAACTGCGACGAGTGCGGCCACGGCGTCGCCTGGTACACCATCAAACAGACCGGGAGCGCCGACGAGCCGCCCACCAGGTTCTTCAAGTGCAAGGAGTGTGGCCACCGCTGGCGGGACTACAGCTGA
- a CDS encoding PAS domain-containing sensor histidine kinase — protein sequence MEGSFFRDLVARSRDAIITIDSDSTIVFANEGVERTLGYDPTALEGERLTDVMPERYREPHLDALERYVSDGGRELDWSGIELPALHADGHEVPLSIAFEEHEYDGERVFSGIMRDISDRIEREDALERKNDQLERFAAVVTHDLRDPLNTARATLTLLEAVTEGRENAAEYVQDLESALDRMDALIEGVLMLTRSGRAVGEPQSVDLGTVAERAWETAGGKDASLELRAEGATLEADPERLRALLENLFRNSVEHGSTEGRTESADSAEQAGAGQRPPSVEVTVGLLGEADEEAATDDGGSPPDPTGFYVADDGRGIPEAEREAVFERGHTTTDEGTGIGLSIVRTIAEAHGWEVHLTESDAGGARFEFHLSDG from the coding sequence ATGGAGGGTTCGTTCTTCCGCGATCTGGTGGCGCGGAGCCGGGACGCGATCATCACCATCGACAGCGACAGCACCATCGTCTTCGCCAACGAGGGGGTCGAGCGGACCCTCGGCTACGACCCGACGGCGCTGGAGGGGGAGCGCCTGACCGACGTGATGCCCGAGCGATACCGGGAGCCCCACCTCGACGCCCTCGAGCGGTACGTCTCGGACGGCGGCCGGGAACTCGACTGGAGCGGCATCGAGCTCCCGGCGCTCCACGCCGATGGCCACGAGGTACCGCTCTCGATCGCCTTCGAGGAACACGAGTACGACGGCGAGCGGGTGTTCTCGGGCATCATGCGCGACATCTCGGACCGCATCGAGCGCGAGGACGCGCTCGAGCGCAAGAACGACCAACTGGAGCGGTTCGCGGCCGTCGTCACGCACGACCTGCGGGACCCGCTGAACACGGCGCGGGCCACGCTGACGCTGCTGGAGGCGGTGACGGAGGGACGGGAGAACGCGGCCGAGTACGTCCAGGACCTGGAGTCCGCCCTCGACCGGATGGACGCCCTCATCGAGGGCGTCCTGATGCTGACCCGGAGTGGTCGAGCGGTCGGCGAGCCCCAGTCCGTCGACCTCGGGACCGTCGCGGAGCGCGCCTGGGAGACCGCGGGCGGGAAGGACGCGAGCCTGGAACTCCGGGCGGAGGGGGCGACACTGGAGGCCGACCCCGAGCGGCTACGGGCGCTGCTCGAGAACCTGTTCCGCAACAGTGTGGAACACGGCTCCACGGAGGGCCGGACGGAGTCCGCCGACAGCGCGGAACAGGCGGGGGCGGGACAGCGCCCCCCGAGCGTCGAGGTGACGGTCGGGCTCCTCGGGGAGGCGGACGAGGAGGCCGCAACGGACGATGGCGGGTCTCCCCCCGACCCGACAGGGTTCTACGTCGCCGACGACGGCCGCGGGATCCCCGAGGCCGAGCGTGAGGCGGTGTTCGAGCGCGGCCACACGACCACCGACGAGGGCACGGGAATCGGGCTGAGCATCGTCCGGACCATCGCCGAGGCCCACGGCTGGGAGGTGCACCTGACCGAGAGCGATGCCGGGGGGGCACGCTTCGAGTTCCATCTCTCCGACGGCTGA
- a CDS encoding RAD55 family ATPase: MDRIPFGIRRLDTTIDGGVPAGSVVLLSGEAGAGAREFMYTCAAMNGLLQADPDLFDLYYGDLASGAVPPEEVHYLSFTSDERKLRQEMGLAMDDDLVSSSSPAVTFHDLSSEFFQLSPVPREWYSDRTATLSDLNSTRERQSVPAALGERLSDSAANNLVVIDSLTDLVAGAGDDLAWDDIPVLLKGISRAAFEWKGIILAHVNKETLSALQHGQLMDAADGTLLFEWESGGSTRARTMVVKQFRGVLSRIEQENIVRFETEIGDAGFDISDVRKIR; encoded by the coding sequence ATGGACCGAATCCCGTTCGGCATCCGGCGGCTGGACACGACCATCGATGGGGGGGTCCCCGCCGGGAGTGTCGTGCTGCTCTCGGGAGAGGCGGGGGCCGGCGCGCGGGAGTTCATGTACACCTGCGCAGCCATGAACGGGCTCCTGCAGGCCGATCCAGACCTGTTCGATCTCTACTACGGCGACCTGGCGTCGGGCGCGGTCCCCCCCGAGGAGGTCCACTACCTCTCGTTCACCTCCGACGAGCGGAAGCTCCGCCAGGAGATGGGGCTGGCGATGGACGACGACCTGGTCTCCTCGAGCAGCCCCGCGGTGACGTTCCACGACCTCTCGTCCGAGTTCTTCCAGCTATCGCCGGTCCCCCGCGAGTGGTACTCCGACCGGACGGCGACGCTGTCGGACCTGAACAGCACCCGCGAGCGCCAGTCGGTCCCGGCGGCACTCGGCGAGCGACTCTCGGACAGCGCCGCCAACAACCTCGTCGTCATCGACTCGCTGACCGACCTCGTCGCCGGGGCCGGCGACGACCTGGCCTGGGACGACATCCCCGTCCTCCTGAAGGGCATCTCGCGGGCGGCGTTCGAGTGGAAGGGGATCATCCTGGCCCACGTCAACAAGGAGACCCTCTCGGCCCTTCAGCACGGCCAGCTGATGGATGCCGCCGACGGGACGCTCCTGTTCGAGTGGGAGTCCGGCGGCTCCACCCGGGCGCGGACCATGGTCGTCAAGCAGTTCCGCGGCGTCCTGTCGCGGATCGAGCAGGAGAACATCGTCCGGTTCGAGACGGAGATCGGCGACGCCGGCTTCGACATCAGCGACGTGCGGAAGATCCGGTAA
- a CDS encoding DUF7283 family protein, with translation MLGTPADAWYVWLGLATVSLALLGTATSLPTAAPPDPAPAARTVDAVASGPYASTAEHPLDAAAVRIDPAGIALRTDGGAVREPFSYGPVTPVPPDAGDLRAVLTGGRPARAFETPQALADRAARARQHAPEWRAAPDQLLVRHVTWGDVDVTLVG, from the coding sequence GTGCTCGGAACACCTGCCGACGCCTGGTACGTCTGGCTCGGCCTGGCGACCGTCAGCCTCGCGCTCCTCGGGACGGCCACCAGTCTCCCGACCGCGGCGCCACCCGACCCGGCCCCCGCCGCCCGGACCGTCGACGCGGTCGCCTCCGGCCCGTACGCGTCGACCGCAGAACACCCGCTCGACGCGGCCGCGGTCCGGATCGACCCGGCCGGTATCGCCCTCCGGACGGACGGTGGCGCCGTCCGCGAACCGTTCAGCTACGGACCCGTGACACCGGTGCCTCCGGACGCCGGTGACCTGCGCGCGGTCCTGACAGGTGGCCGACCAGCCCGCGCCTTCGAGACGCCGCAGGCGCTGGCCGACCGTGCGGCCCGTGCCCGACAGCACGCCCCCGAGTGGCGTGCTGCCCCCGATCAGTTGCTCGTCCGTCACGTCACGTGGGGGGATGTCGATGTCACGCTCGTCGGCTGA
- a CDS encoding DUF7508 domain-containing protein, translating to MPLQKRWEPLERATVGRVPDRYGVYELGDEDGTVIAVEHGPLRDELKEVLAYRDAPKVRWEACQNRDHAERLAEEHRERL from the coding sequence ATGCCCCTGCAGAAGCGCTGGGAGCCGCTCGAGCGTGCCACGGTCGGGAGGGTCCCCGACCGCTACGGCGTCTACGAACTCGGTGACGAGGACGGGACCGTCATCGCCGTCGAGCACGGCCCCCTCCGGGACGAACTCAAGGAGGTGCTCGCCTACCGGGACGCCCCGAAGGTCCGGTGGGAGGCCTGCCAGAACCGTGACCACGCCGAGCGATTGGCCGAGGAGCACCGGGAACGGCTGTAG
- a CDS encoding FKBP-type peptidyl-prolyl cis-trans isomerase, whose amino-acid sequence MSDESDEDVEETAADAEAEEAEAEAEQEESPESEAADTEDEEEEEEPEGLQDGDFVRIDYTARTVEGDQLVDTTDPEVAEEEGVADQGTFEPRVIVLGAGHLFESVEDAIIGGEPGDTGSVTIPPEEAFGEYDEERVRTVSADKIGEDDRYPGARVQIDGEQGVLETIVGGRARVDFNHPLAGEEIQYEFEIVDEVTDQLERAQGLFGMFLDMDLEMHLETDEVEETRVEQPDDEDDEDAEPETITETVEKLTLYVESNPQLSMNQQWMMQKTQIAQEIIEKTGIDRIIVQDILDGSGGMMGGMGGMMGGMGGGAPGGEDVDEADIEAALEEADIDADEIAEEIE is encoded by the coding sequence ATGAGCGACGAATCCGACGAGGACGTCGAGGAGACAGCCGCCGACGCCGAGGCCGAGGAGGCCGAGGCGGAGGCCGAACAGGAGGAGAGTCCGGAGTCGGAGGCCGCCGACACCGAGGACGAGGAAGAAGAGGAAGAGCCCGAGGGGCTCCAGGACGGCGACTTCGTCCGCATCGACTACACCGCCCGAACGGTCGAGGGCGACCAGCTGGTCGACACCACCGACCCGGAGGTCGCCGAGGAGGAGGGTGTCGCCGACCAGGGGACCTTCGAGCCGCGCGTCATCGTGCTCGGCGCCGGTCACCTGTTCGAGTCCGTCGAGGACGCCATCATCGGCGGCGAGCCCGGCGACACCGGCTCCGTCACCATCCCGCCGGAGGAGGCCTTCGGCGAGTACGACGAGGAGCGCGTCCGCACCGTCTCGGCCGACAAGATCGGCGAGGACGACCGCTATCCCGGCGCCCGCGTCCAGATCGACGGCGAGCAGGGTGTCCTCGAGACCATCGTCGGCGGCCGCGCCCGGGTCGACTTCAACCACCCGCTCGCGGGCGAGGAGATCCAGTACGAGTTCGAGATCGTCGACGAGGTCACCGACCAGCTCGAGCGAGCGCAGGGGCTGTTCGGGATGTTCCTCGACATGGACCTCGAGATGCACCTCGAGACCGACGAGGTCGAGGAGACCCGCGTCGAGCAGCCCGACGACGAGGACGACGAGGACGCCGAACCCGAGACCATCACGGAGACGGTCGAGAAACTGACGCTGTACGTCGAGTCCAACCCGCAGCTCTCGATGAACCAGCAGTGGATGATGCAGAAGACCCAGATCGCCCAGGAGATCATCGAGAAGACGGGCATCGACCGCATCATCGTCCAGGACATCCTCGACGGCTCCGGCGGCATGATGGGCGGCATGGGCGGCATGATGGGCGGCATGGGCGGCGGCGCGCCCGGCGGCGAGGACGTCGACGAGGCCGACATCGAGGCCGCGCTGGAGGAGGCCGACATCGACGCCGACGAGATCGCAGAGGAGATCGAATAA
- a CDS encoding KaiC domain-containing protein: protein MSDEGDDDWFEGGLDEDASFDEGGAPDAGGMGGGPPGEEGEELFEEDFASAFEGGGSSSGFDEEFESNLPRVDLGITGLDEMIQGGVPERSLLVVIGSAGTGKTTFGLQFLQKGLEEGERTVYITLEESREAIVEAATEKGWPFDEYLEDDQLAIIDLDPVEMANSLASIRSDLPRLIDDFDAERLVLDSVSLLEMMYDNQPDRRTEVFDFTKALKSAGVTTMVTSEADQDNPYASRHGIIEYLTDGVFVLQYVRSEFRETRLAVEIQKIRNANHSRETKPYEITGEGISVYQQANIF, encoded by the coding sequence GTGAGCGACGAGGGAGATGACGACTGGTTCGAGGGCGGCCTCGACGAGGACGCCTCCTTCGACGAGGGCGGCGCCCCGGATGCCGGCGGGATGGGTGGGGGCCCACCCGGAGAGGAGGGCGAGGAGCTGTTCGAGGAGGACTTCGCCTCGGCCTTCGAGGGAGGTGGCTCCTCCTCGGGTTTCGACGAGGAGTTCGAATCCAACCTCCCTCGCGTGGACCTCGGCATCACCGGCCTGGACGAGATGATCCAGGGCGGCGTCCCCGAGCGGTCGCTCCTGGTCGTCATCGGGTCGGCCGGGACCGGGAAGACGACGTTCGGCCTCCAGTTCCTCCAGAAGGGACTCGAGGAGGGCGAACGCACCGTCTACATCACGCTGGAGGAGTCCCGCGAGGCCATCGTCGAGGCCGCCACGGAGAAGGGCTGGCCCTTCGACGAGTACCTCGAGGACGACCAGCTCGCCATCATCGACCTCGACCCGGTCGAGATGGCCAACTCGCTGGCCTCCATCCGGAGCGACCTGCCCCGGCTCATCGACGACTTCGACGCCGAACGGCTGGTGCTGGACTCCGTCTCCCTGCTGGAGATGATGTACGACAACCAGCCCGACCGCCGGACGGAGGTGTTCGACTTCACCAAGGCGCTCAAGAGCGCCGGCGTCACGACGATGGTCACCTCCGAGGCCGACCAGGACAACCCCTACGCCTCCCGGCACGGCATCATCGAGTACCTCACCGACGGCGTGTTCGTCCTCCAGTACGTCCGCTCGGAGTTCCGCGAGACCCGCCTGGCCGTCGAGATCCAGAAGATCCGGAACGCCAACCACTCACGCGAGACCAAACCCTACGAGATCACGGGCGAGGGCATCTCCGTCTATCAGCAGGCCAATATCTTTTAA
- the cyaB gene encoding class IV adenylate cyclase codes for MYEVELKVRADHDRVRARLADVGATDAGGVSQVDTYYDAPHRDFATTDEALRLRRETPVDGEDDAPETVTKLTYKGPLVETESKTRREHETVVLDDDAAEGILAGLGFEPAATVEKHRRFFRYGGYTVTLDRVDGLGEFVEVETEAEAVEAAREGAVEVLEELGLDPDDQIRTSYLGLLLAADGPADAR; via the coding sequence ATGTACGAGGTCGAACTCAAGGTCCGCGCCGACCACGACCGGGTTCGCGCGCGGCTGGCCGACGTGGGCGCGACGGACGCGGGCGGGGTCTCACAGGTCGACACCTACTACGACGCCCCCCATCGGGACTTCGCCACCACGGACGAGGCACTCCGGTTGCGCCGCGAGACGCCGGTAGACGGAGAGGACGATGCGCCGGAGACCGTCACGAAACTCACCTACAAGGGTCCGCTCGTCGAGACCGAGTCCAAGACCCGCCGGGAGCACGAGACCGTCGTGCTGGACGACGACGCGGCAGAGGGCATCCTCGCCGGTCTCGGGTTCGAGCCGGCGGCTACCGTCGAGAAGCACCGCCGCTTCTTCCGGTACGGCGGCTACACGGTGACGCTGGACCGGGTCGACGGCCTGGGCGAGTTCGTCGAGGTCGAGACAGAGGCCGAGGCCGTCGAGGCGGCGCGCGAGGGGGCCGTCGAGGTGCTGGAGGAACTGGGGCTGGACCCCGACGACCAGATACGGACCTCGTACCTCGGGCTGTTGCTCGCCGCGGACGGACCTGCTGATGCACGGTAG
- a CDS encoding NAD(+)/NADH kinase, which produces MHLGIVAQRGNPRAVELAERIRGDVPEASVALDESTAGAVDQPDIGVPVDRMSACDLVVSIGGDGTFLFAARGADTTPMMGVNLGEVGFLNAVPPEEAVDAVRGVVSEIRGRGEPSVYELPRVVAENDDWALSPALNEIAVMGPQRGRANGIGLEIRVDGSLYAGSRADGALVATPAGSTAYNLSEGGPLVHPGADALVLTEMCARSPMPSLVLGPDSEVTIRVEEADSAVVVADGRRSETVTPPTQVAVRRADEPLRVAGPPLDFFAALGKLD; this is translated from the coding sequence ATGCATCTCGGCATCGTGGCCCAGCGGGGCAATCCCCGGGCCGTCGAGCTCGCCGAGCGGATCCGGGGGGACGTCCCGGAGGCCAGCGTCGCGCTCGACGAATCGACCGCCGGGGCCGTCGACCAGCCCGACATCGGCGTTCCGGTCGACCGGATGTCGGCCTGCGACCTCGTGGTGAGTATCGGCGGCGACGGGACGTTCCTGTTCGCCGCCCGGGGGGCCGACACCACGCCGATGATGGGCGTCAACCTCGGCGAGGTCGGGTTCCTCAACGCCGTCCCGCCGGAGGAGGCCGTCGACGCCGTCCGTGGCGTCGTCTCGGAGATACGGGGCCGCGGGGAGCCGTCCGTCTACGAGCTCCCGCGGGTCGTGGCCGAGAACGACGACTGGGCGCTCTCGCCGGCGCTCAACGAGATCGCCGTCATGGGCCCACAGCGGGGCCGGGCGAACGGCATCGGTCTCGAGATCCGGGTCGACGGGTCCCTGTACGCCGGGAGCCGGGCCGACGGGGCACTCGTCGCCACGCCAGCCGGCAGCACGGCGTACAACCTCAGCGAGGGCGGGCCGCTCGTCCATCCGGGCGCCGATGCGCTCGTCCTGACGGAGATGTGCGCCCGCTCGCCGATGCCGTCGCTCGTCCTGGGACCCGACAGCGAGGTGACCATCCGGGTCGAGGAGGCCGACAGCGCGGTCGTGGTCGCGGACGGTCGGCGCTCCGAGACGGTGACACCGCCCACGCAGGTCGCCGTCCGCCGGGCCGACGAGCCACTGCGGGTCGCGGGACCGCCGCTGGACTTCTTCGCCGCGCTCGGCAAGCTCGACTGA
- the mptA gene encoding GTP cyclohydrolase MptA produces the protein MSEQLPDVQASRPEVSVGLNRVGVTGVEKLVKLDRDGRRPIVLMAEFEVYVDLPKWRKGIDMSRNMEVVDEIIEEALEDRHVRIEDLCGDVAERLLKKHDYTSRAEVSMDAEYVQREETPASDRPTQFTADIHASATANGDGTHEEVGTTVTGMTVCPCSQGMSEARARETLADLGVEEDVVESFLDEVPQPGHSQRGHATLKIRSKGSPDVDLEDLIDVARNSMSARIYNMAKRPDEDHMTYHSHANAKFVEDCVRSLAEGTVERFDLPDEAVVTMKQSNDESIHQHNAHAERVAEFGQLKEELNGSLAD, from the coding sequence ATGAGTGAGCAACTCCCGGACGTGCAGGCCTCGCGTCCGGAGGTGAGTGTCGGACTGAACCGGGTGGGCGTGACAGGCGTCGAGAAGCTGGTGAAACTCGACCGTGACGGCCGGCGCCCCATCGTCCTGATGGCGGAGTTCGAGGTGTACGTCGACCTCCCGAAGTGGCGCAAGGGCATCGACATGAGCCGGAACATGGAGGTCGTCGACGAGATCATCGAGGAGGCACTCGAGGACCGGCACGTCCGCATCGAGGACCTCTGTGGCGACGTGGCCGAACGCCTGCTGAAGAAGCACGACTACACCTCCCGCGCCGAGGTGTCGATGGACGCCGAGTACGTCCAGCGCGAGGAGACACCAGCGAGCGACCGCCCGACACAGTTCACCGCCGACATCCACGCTTCCGCGACCGCCAACGGCGACGGCACCCACGAGGAGGTCGGCACCACGGTCACGGGGATGACGGTCTGTCCCTGCTCGCAGGGGATGAGCGAGGCCCGTGCCCGCGAGACGCTCGCGGACCTCGGCGTCGAGGAGGACGTCGTCGAGTCGTTCCTGGACGAGGTGCCCCAGCCGGGCCACTCCCAGCGCGGCCACGCCACGCTCAAGATTCGAAGCAAGGGCTCCCCGGACGTGGACCTCGAGGACCTCATCGACGTGGCCCGGAACTCGATGTCCGCGCGCATCTACAACATGGCCAAGCGCCCGGACGAGGACCACATGACCTACCACTCCCACGCGAACGCGAAGTTCGTCGAGGACTGCGTCCGCTCGCTCGCCGAAGGGACGGTCGAGCGCTTCGACCTCCCGGATGAGGCCGTCGTGACGATGAAGCAGTCAAACGACGAGTCCATCCACCAGCACAACGCCCATGCCGAGCGCGTCGCCGAGTTCGGCCAGCTGAAGGAGGAGCTGAACGGGAGTCTGGCCGACTGA
- a CDS encoding methionine adenosyltransferase → MTDRNIRVEPVVGRAVEDQEVEIVERKGLGHPDSICDGIAEAVSKALAQAYLDRVGEVLHYNTDETQLVAGSAAPAFGGGEVLEPIYLLITGRATKEYQGTKIPAETIALRAARDYLGENFPELDHGTDVVVDVKLGEGSGDLQGVFDDEGRQVPMANDTSFGVGHAPLTETEQVVLETERQLNGHYAEENPAVGPDIKVMGKREGDRIDVTVAVAIIDSHVDGLDDYDAAVADIREFVHDLAADITDREVRVHVNTADDYEDGSIYLTTTGTSAEQGDDGSVGRGNRANGLITPNRSMSMEATSGKNPVNHIGKIYNLLSTQIAESVVAEVDGIREIRIRLLSQIGEPIDDPHVADASLVTADGVSVADIEEEATRIIDRELADVTSITERVIEGELTTF, encoded by the coding sequence ATGACCGACCGCAATATCCGCGTCGAGCCCGTCGTGGGCCGCGCGGTCGAGGATCAGGAGGTGGAGATCGTCGAGCGCAAGGGCCTGGGACACCCGGACTCGATCTGCGACGGCATCGCCGAGGCCGTCTCGAAGGCGCTCGCACAGGCCTATCTCGACCGGGTGGGTGAGGTCCTCCACTACAACACCGACGAGACACAGCTCGTCGCCGGCAGCGCGGCGCCCGCCTTCGGCGGCGGCGAGGTGCTCGAACCTATCTACCTGCTCATCACCGGCCGTGCCACGAAGGAGTACCAGGGGACGAAGATCCCCGCCGAGACCATCGCGCTGCGGGCGGCCCGTGACTACCTCGGCGAGAACTTCCCCGAACTCGACCACGGGACCGACGTGGTCGTGGACGTGAAGCTGGGCGAGGGGAGTGGCGACCTGCAGGGCGTCTTCGACGATGAGGGCCGCCAGGTCCCCATGGCCAACGACACCTCGTTCGGCGTGGGCCACGCGCCGCTCACCGAGACCGAGCAGGTGGTGCTGGAGACTGAGCGCCAGCTCAACGGGCACTACGCCGAGGAGAACCCGGCGGTCGGCCCCGACATCAAGGTGATGGGCAAGCGCGAGGGCGACCGGATCGACGTGACGGTCGCCGTCGCCATCATCGACAGTCACGTCGACGGCCTCGACGACTACGACGCCGCCGTCGCCGATATCCGCGAGTTCGTCCACGACCTGGCGGCCGACATCACCGACCGTGAGGTCCGGGTCCACGTCAACACCGCCGACGACTACGAGGACGGCTCCATCTACCTCACCACGACCGGGACGAGCGCCGAGCAGGGCGACGACGGCTCCGTCGGCCGCGGCAACCGCGCGAACGGTCTCATCACCCCGAATCGCTCGATGAGTATGGAGGCCACCTCCGGGAAGAACCCGGTCAACCACATCGGGAAGATCTACAACCTGCTCTCGACCCAGATCGCCGAGAGCGTCGTCGCCGAGGTCGATGGCATCCGCGAGATCCGCATCCGCCTCCTCAGTCAGATCGGCGAACCCATCGACGACCCGCACGTCGCCGACGCCTCGCTCGTCACCGCGGACGGTGTCTCGGTCGCCGACATCGAGGAGGAGGCCACCCGCATCATCGACCGCGAACTCGCCGACGTGACGAGCATCACCGAGCGCGTCATCGAGGGCGAACTGACGACCTTCTAA
- a CDS encoding homoserine kinase — MLTVRAPATSANLGSGFDVFGVALERPADVVRVEKADRTTIDVSGVGSQYIPEDPEKNTVGAVAKELDAPAHIQIDKGVRPASGLGSSAASAAAAAVALNELYDRGLTREELVPIAAEGEAVVSGTAHADNVAPSIIGGFTIAREDGVTGIDADIPLVAVLPEIVVSTRDARRVVPETATVDQLVETVANAATLTAGMARDDPKLVGRGMSDSVVTPARAELIDGYNEVCTAAMAAGACGVTISGAGPTVIAACDADDRRAVANGMLDAFEDRGTEARAYQTLVGRGAEIFDK; from the coding sequence ATGCTGACCGTCCGGGCGCCGGCCACGAGTGCGAACCTCGGGAGCGGGTTCGACGTGTTCGGCGTCGCCCTCGAGCGCCCGGCGGACGTCGTCCGTGTGGAGAAGGCCGACCGGACCACCATCGACGTCTCCGGCGTCGGCTCGCAGTACATCCCGGAGGACCCGGAGAAGAACACGGTCGGCGCCGTCGCGAAGGAGCTGGACGCCCCGGCCCACATCCAGATCGACAAGGGCGTCCGGCCGGCGTCGGGGCTCGGCTCGTCGGCCGCGAGTGCCGCCGCTGCCGCCGTCGCGCTCAACGAGCTCTACGACCGGGGCCTCACCCGCGAGGAGCTGGTCCCCATCGCCGCCGAGGGGGAGGCGGTCGTCTCCGGCACCGCCCACGCCGACAACGTCGCGCCCTCCATCATCGGCGGGTTCACCATCGCCCGGGAGGACGGCGTCACCGGCATCGACGCCGACATCCCGCTCGTCGCGGTCCTCCCGGAGATCGTCGTCTCGACCCGTGACGCCCGCCGTGTCGTGCCCGAGACGGCCACTGTCGACCAGCTGGTCGAGACGGTCGCCAACGCCGCCACGCTCACCGCCGGCATGGCCCGCGACGACCCGAAACTCGTCGGCCGCGGGATGAGCGACTCGGTCGTCACGCCGGCCCGCGCCGAACTCATCGACGGCTACAACGAGGTCTGCACCGCGGCGATGGCCGCCGGTGCCTGTGGCGTCACCATCTCCGGTGCCGGCCCCACCGTCATCGCGGCCTGCGACGCGGACGACCGCCGTGCGGTCGCCAACGGGATGCTCGACGCCTTCGAGGACCGCGGCACCGAGGCCCGGGCCTACCAGACGCTCGTCGGCCGAGGAGCCGAGATATTCGACAAATAA
- a CDS encoding DUF5796 family protein translates to MSSANRSDVPPETVGVSLDPEGVEVTYTDGRSVFYHGVPEKAEGRVISAPGKEVHVLVTDPTETEGVMVYVNDRKTDDEILEATGVGRVILERGETDSIFPGVEATNKGYRVQVEADPEQARGRVFVFVEDELSEQAYEIVAPEAGDESEEASEAEPADGVE, encoded by the coding sequence ATGAGCAGTGCCAACCGGAGCGACGTGCCGCCGGAGACGGTCGGCGTCTCCCTGGACCCCGAGGGGGTGGAGGTGACCTACACCGACGGTCGGTCGGTGTTCTACCACGGCGTCCCCGAGAAGGCCGAGGGGCGGGTCATCTCCGCGCCCGGCAAGGAGGTCCACGTCCTCGTCACGGACCCCACCGAGACCGAGGGCGTGATGGTGTACGTCAACGACCGGAAGACCGACGACGAGATCCTCGAAGCGACCGGCGTCGGCCGGGTCATCCTGGAGCGCGGCGAGACCGACTCCATCTTCCCCGGCGTCGAGGCCACGAACAAGGGGTACCGCGTGCAGGTCGAGGCCGACCCCGAGCAGGCCCGTGGCCGCGTGTTCGTCTTCGTCGAGGACGAACTCTCCGAGCAGGCCTACGAGATCGTCGCGCCCGAGGCGGGCGATGAGAGCGAGGAAGCGAGCGAGGCCGAGCCGGCCGACGGAGTCGAGTGA
- a CDS encoding ester cyclase, whose product MATTQQRQHEIAAAISTAFVEAYNRNEPDRIDDAVTEDFVCHHMASGSELHGADEYKTRIEDLNAAFSGFSMSEEVLIVDGDMAAGRYRWSGTHEGLFEGIPATGRTVDTTSLTMMRMEGDRMAEMWVYGDGRGLMEQLGIER is encoded by the coding sequence ATGGCAACCACACAGCAGCGACAGCACGAGATCGCGGCGGCAATCAGCACGGCCTTCGTCGAGGCGTACAACCGGAACGAGCCGGACCGCATCGACGATGCGGTGACCGAGGACTTCGTCTGCCACCACATGGCCTCCGGGTCGGAGCTCCACGGTGCCGACGAGTACAAGACCCGCATCGAGGACCTCAACGCGGCCTTCTCCGGGTTCTCCATGTCGGAGGAGGTCCTCATCGTCGACGGCGATATGGCCGCCGGGCGGTACCGCTGGAGCGGCACGCACGAGGGGCTGTTCGAGGGGATTCCCGCCACCGGCCGGACGGTCGACACGACCAGTCTGACAATGATGCGGATGGAGGGCGACCGGATGGCGGAGATGTGGGTCTACGGCGACGGTCGTGGCCTGATGGAGCAGCTCGGTATCGAGCGCTGA